TTGAGACCACCATCACCGATGAAGATGAGAATAACGTGCTCGAAGAGACCTACGAAATTAAGGAACGACAGGATGGATCGAGGGTAATTCGAGAAGAAGGATTTACCGAAGCTACCAATGGAGACACCTTCAATATTATCGTGGCGCTCTCTGACGAAGAGCCAGAGGAGGGAGAATTCCGAATGACGTGCAATGAGAGTAATAGAACCGAGGACGTGTTCTTCGCCGAAATACGCGAAACCCACGATGGAGACCATACATACTTTGAATTTCAACAATCAACCTGCAGTAGCGGACTCTAACGATACTATTGCACCTGCTATTTCCTATCTTTCACTAACGGAACGTGGTATGTATATCACCTGTACTGTACGACACAATATCGAACCATTCGTTCACTGCACCCCTTCGATTTTCGGAATAAGCAATAGCGCGGCGGTTGGCACCGCTTTCGACGGCTCCCTCAAAAGCTGAAGAGGTCGACGCCGCCCGTGACACCGATCACCTGCCCGGTCACGTACGACGCCTGCTCCGAGCAGAGGTAGGTGACCATGTTGGCGACATCCTCCTCGGTCCCGAGGTGGCGCATCGGTGTCGCTTCGGCGATGCGCGCGTAGTACTCGTCGACGTTCTCGCGGAGTTCGTCTGGATCCATGTCGGCCCAGTCGCCGACGACGATGTTCGGCGCGATGACGTTCGAGGTGACGCCCGATTGGGCCCCTTCGAGTGCCATCGTCCGCCCCAGTCCGATCATCGCAGCTTTCGTCGCCGAGTAGGAGAGCTGACCGAAGCCGCCGTACCAGCCGGCCATCGAGGACATGTTGACGACGCGGCCCCAGCCGCGCTCGCACATCTCCGGGAAGACTTCCTTGCTGATATTGTACGTCCCGGTGAGATTGATCTCGACATCACGGCTCCAGACATCGTCGTCGTAGTCGCCGACGCGCGAGCGGGCGTCGACCATCGCAGCGTTGTTGACGAGGATATCGACGCCGCCGAACTCGTCGCGTACGTCGGCCATCGAGTGCTGAACGTCGTCCACGTCGGTCAGGTCGCACTCGAGGGCCATCGCGTCGCCCGCGCCCGCCGTCCCGTCGATCTCGTCGGCGACCTCGCTCGCCCCGTCGGCGTCGACGTCGAGGACGACGACGTTCGCGCCCTCGTTCGCGAGCAGTCGGCAGTCGGCGCTTCCGATTCGTCCGGCACCGCCGGTGACGACGGCGGTCCTGTTCTGGAGTCCGAAGTCCATAGATCGCTGCATATTCCGCCGACGGAGGTAATTCTTTGGGAGAGAACAACACGCACACCACCGGTCGGTAATCGAACCCACCCCATACGATAAAGTATCGGTACATCGAGAACTCGGTTATGAGACTCGACGGCGTTCGCGTGCTCGATCTCTCGCGGCTGTTGCCCGGCCCGTACGCGACCCAGTTACTGGCCGACTCAGGTGCCGAAGTCGTGAAGGTAGAGGACACCGGCGCGGGTGACTACGCCCGGTTCATGGGACCGGAGACGGATCGCGGCTTCGGCGCGATTTTCGATATGGTCAACCGAGGGAAACGCAGCGTCGCGATCGACCTGAAAAACGAGGACGGCAGAAATGCGTTCTACCGACTCGTCGAGGACGCAGACATCGTCTTCGAGGGCTTTCGTCCCGGCGTCGTGGACCGACTGGGGATCGACTACGAGACGCTCACCGAGTACAACGACGAACTGATCTACTGTTCGCTCACGGGGTACGGACAGGAGGGTCCCTGGGCGGACCGCGCCGGCCACGACCTCAACTACGTCGCGCTGGCCGGCTTACTCGATATGACTCGAGAGTCGCCAGACGAAAAACCACAGATGCCCGGCTATCCGATCGGCGATATGGCCGGCGGCCTGTTCACTGCGTTCGCCATCGTCGAGGCGGTACTCGCGCGCGAACTCGGCAACAGCGACGGCGAGTACATCGACATCGCGATGGCCGATGTCGTGGCGTCGTTCGCCCAACCGGTCGCCTACCAGGCACTCACGGGCGACCCCGCCGAACCGCGACCCGGCGCGACGTCGCTTACGGGCGGTGTGCCGTGGTACGATAGCTACGAAACCGCAGACGGAAAGTGGGTGACCCTGGCCGCCCTCGAGCCCCAGTTTTGGGACGCCTTCTGCGACGCCGTCGACCGGAACGATCTCGTCGACGAACACGGGTCCGAAGATCCGAACGTGCTGGCGGCGCTCGGGGACGAACTCCGTGACCTCTTCCGCGAGCGCACGCGAGACGAGTGGGAGACCCAGCTCGCGGACGTCGACGCGGCGTTCGCGGGCGTCTACTCGCCCGCCGAGACGGTTGACCATCCTCAGATTCGGGCTCGAGGGATCCTGAACGGGGCGGATGACGCACCGCCGCGGATCGGCTACCCTGCACGCCACGCCACCGGGCCGACGGCGACCGTCGAGAGCGTTCCGACACAGGGCGAACACACTCGCGAGTATCTCGCTGACGCGGGGTACGACGAAGCGGAGATCGAGGCGTTGCTCGAGTCCGGTAGCGTTCGGTGACCCGCCACCTTCGTCACGTCGTGGGACGGTCGGACACCGAAACAGTATCGAGAACGCGACTTTATCCAGAGAAAGAGCCAATATGTGCCATATTGCCCTACAACATGGTGAATCTCAAATGGACCGGTGCAAGAATCACTACGAGTGTGGGAAATTTTCAACCGAGGTCCACCCCGGTCTCCTACCGTGCGAACTGTCCCGACTGCGGTGGCTCGCTTCGTTCGACGACCACGGCGGTCGAACTGGCCCTTGACGCCGTTGGAGGCCCCGGTTAGTTACGCTTCCTCCCGCCGAGTCAGTTGTTGTACGCCTGGTTCGTTCGTCAGTGCGTCTCCAGCATCGACGGTGGCGTCCGAACCGATGCAAAAATTGGCTGTTTGTATTATTATACCGGCTCAAAACTCCATTCAACAATTCTACTAGGCCATATAGTGTGTATGTCCGCAGAGATTATGTAGTGCAATTCGGTACCATTATCCAAGCGATGATCGAAATTCCAATCGAACACGCGCTGACTCGTTCCGCTCGAACACTCCGTCCGGAGACGCCCGTGAGCGAGGCCGCCCAGCGACTGCGCGATCCGGATGTCCCGGCGCTGGTCGTCCTCGAGGATGAAACCGTCGTGGGGATCGTCACCGAATCGGACATCGTCGCGTTCGTGGCCGAAACCCTCGAATCCTACCCAGTCGAGACCATCATGTCCGCACCCGTGACTACGATCTCCCCGAGCGAATCGATCACGGCCGCCGCCGAGACGATGCGGACGGACGGCGTGAAACACCTGCCCGTCGTCGAGGGAGAGACCTACTGTGGCCTCGTCTCGATTTCGACGCTTGCGCCGTACCTCTCGCGGCGCCGACTCGACATCGACTGGCAAGACGACCCGATCCGAATCGGTGCCGACGACGGTTCCGGCATTCCCGTCAGCGAATAGCGAGCGCATCAGCTTCTCGTCCACATCTCCTCGCCTTCTCGACGTTCTCTCGTTGACTTCGTCCGCGAAACATCTCGAGTGTGACCCGTTTCGCGCGTGTTCCGTCTCGAGCACTCACTCGAACAGTTCTGTGTGTCGTCCGGCGAGATTCGTGTACTCGCCCGACGCGAACTCCTCGAATATCGCTTCCGCGTCGGTCCCCGTCTCCTCAAGCGGCGTGCTCCTGGCTGGGACGCCGCGAGCGAACGATTCCGGCGGGATGTCGTACTCGTCGGGGATCACCGTACCGGCGGCGACAACGCTGCCCGCTCCGACCGTCGCTCCGGTATTGACCGTCGCGTTGAACCCGACCAGCGCTCGCTCCTCGACGGTCGCCTCGTTGAGGACCGCGCCGTGTCCGACCATGACGCGCTCTTCTAGGGTCGACGCGTGGATCGTGGCATTGTCGCCGACGTGTGCCTGCTGACCGACGCGAACGGGACCGATATCGCCGCGGAGGACGACACCCGGCCAGACGCTCGCCTCGCTCTCGATGCGGACGTCGCCGACCAGAATCGCATCTCGACTCACCGACGCGCCGTCGTCGATCGTCGGTCGTTCCCCCTCGAACTCGTAGGTTCGGCTATCGACCATAGGTGATCGGACCACAATTACACCTATAATACCGAATCAGGATCGTCCTGACAGTCAGTATCGAATGAGGCTCGATCCGGAGGAGAGCAGCCTCACTGACAGGTCTGAATCCCCACCTAATGCCATTTAGATACATTTGAGGGTGTGCAAGCCCGCTATTTATCCCCCGTCGGACCCCATCTCCACTCGAGAACATGAGTCAATCACAATCCCCGATCCGAGCGATGTTCGACGTGCAGCGAACCGCAGTCAAACAGAGCCAACAGCTGTTCAAGCAGGGACTGGCCGCCCAGCGCACCGTCGATACGATAGCGCTTACCGGTCTCAAAGGCCAGCAGTCGCTCCAGCGCCAGCAACTCGAACTCGCGCAGGCGGCCACCCACGGCTACGTCAACACGACGGCCGCACTGTTCCCCAGCGACGAGCCCTCGGACGCCCACCGAACCATCGACGAGACGTTCGCACAGCTGAAAACGACCCACGCCGAGTTCTACGACGCCATCGAGGCCGAACTCGAGCGAGACGTCGATTCCGCGACCGAGCTCTCCAGCGAGTTCGTCGACGCCCTCGACGAGCAGACCGAACAGCTCCTCGAGATGTCCCACTCGATCGAAGACCAGACGGTCGAGAACGTAAGCGAACTCTCGGGACAGCTCCACGAGCAACTCGAGCAGACCCAGCAGCTCCAGGACGAACTCGAGGACCAACTCGAGCGCCAGACCGGCGATGTCGCGGACCTGCTCGAACGGCAGGCCGAACAGGTCGAGGAGTTCCAACAGCAACTCGAGGAGCAGGCCGAGGACGTCACCCAACAGCTCCAGAGTCAGCAGGTCGAGTCCCAGACGAAGATCGATACCGACGCAGAGCACACGCTCGAGTCGATCGAGGGTATCGACGTCGAAACCCGCGAGCAACTCTCGGACGCCGGTATCGCGACGATCGACGACCTCGTGCGCGCCGACGCCGAATCCGTTTCCGAGGCTGCCGAGGTCTCGACCAGCGACGCCGAGGAGTGGATCGAACAGGCGGAAGCCTAACGCGACCTGATCGACGTATACCGGTTCTCTCTTCGATAGATCTAGCTACGTCGACCGTTGTCCGTTGACTGTCGACCGATGACCGTCGACCGTTGACTGTCTACCGATGTCCGTCGACCGGTGTCCGTCGACTGTCGACCGTCGACCGTTGTCCGTTGATCGGCTCATCTCCCGTTTTCCACTGCCGCTCTTGTTGACTATATTATAAACCGACACGTATAACGTCCCGTTAATCAAATGACAGTACCGATGTGGTTCGAGTCGGCACAGGTCGAACTCGTTCGGGATACGTTTCCGGAGTGGGCGGCGTTTCTGTTCGCCGTCCTCTCCTATCTCGGGAGCGTCTGGTTCGTCGCGCCGGCGGTCGTGCTGGCCTACTGGTTTCGAGATCGGCATCGGTTCGCCTCGTGGCTGGGAATCGTCATCGGCGGCTACGCTGTCATGCTCGGACTGAAGGGAATTTTCGAGACGCCGCGGCCGGGCGTCGGTCCCGCCATTACCCCTGAATCATTGCCAACAGTCGTCGCGTTGCTCTACGCACCAGCCGTCGAGGTCTCCTCGACGAGTTTTCCGAGCGGTCACGCCGTCGCTGCAACGGTCGTCTGGACGATGTTCGCCCTCGAGTCCGACGTCGGAACGCAACGACAGCGACTTTTCGGGGCCGCCACGATGGTCGCCCTCGTCGGATTCGCTCGAGTCGGGGCCGGCGTCCACTTTCCGATCGACGTCCTCGTCGGAACGGTCGCCGGCGTCTGCTACCTACTGTTCGTGCTGACGGTTCGGCACCGAGTACGCGCTCGAAGCGGTGACCACGCTGCGGCGAATGCGACGTTTACAATCGCCGCGGTGCTTGCACTCGCGGCTTTCTGGACCAGCGGCCGACCGGATACGATGGCGCTGTTCGGCGGCTGTCTCGGGTGCCTGCTCGCCTGGCAGTACGCGACGCCCTCGCGGGAGCCGTGGCCGCTGACGCTGCAGGTTGGGATCCGCGCGACGGTCGGTATCGCTGCGCTTGCACTCGTCGCGCTCGTGTTGCTCGTCGTCGAGAGTCTCCTCGTCTGGCTGGCCGTCGGTCTCGGGGGCGGCCTGCTCGTCGTCGGGCTCCCACGGTTGGCCAGCCGAACCGCCGTTTCGCGGGCACAGACGGAACTCGTCAGTTGACGATCGGTTGGCAGTCTCGAGTTCGGGCACGACTAACGAACGATAGATTTGGACGACAGTCGATACGACTGTAGCTGCTACAGAACATCGAACGGAAAAGCGGAAAGAGAAACCATCAGTGAGTGCGTAACGGCGTCGAACGCCGTCGGCCGTACGTACGTACTTAGAACGTCTCGAGGTAGCGGTCGAGTTCCCAGTCGGAGACGTCGACGAGGTACTCTTCGAACTCCTGGCGCTTGGCTTCGACGAACTTCGACGCGATGTGTTCGCCGAGTGCGTTGTAGATCGCCTCGTCTTTCTCGAGTGCGTCGACGGCCTCGCCGAGGTTCGCCGGCAGGGTATCGATGCCGTACTCGTCGCGTTTCGCCTCGTCGAACTCGTAGATGTTCTCGCGAACCGGATCGGGTGCTTCGAGATCCTGTTCGATGCCGTCAAGACCGGCGTGGATCATGACGGCGATGGCGAGATAGGGGTTACACGATGGATCCGGCGAGCGCAGTTCGACACGCGAAGCGGCCGGGACGCGGGCCGCCGGTTTGCGGATCAGGGCCGAGCGGTTGCGGTCGGACCAAGCGACATAGACGGGTGCCTCGTAGCCAGGGACGAGTCGTTTGTAGCTGTTGACCGTCGGGTTCGCGATAGCCGTAATTGCGGGCGCGTGCTCGAGGATGCCCGCGAGGAACGAGTGAGCGGTGTCGCTGAGGTTGAACTCGTCGTCGTCGTCGTGGAACGCGTTCTCACCGTCCTCGAACAGAGAGAGATGCGTGTGCATGCCCGAGCCGTTGATCTTCGGGATCGGCTTCGGCATGAACGTCGCGTGCTGGTCGTGCTGTGCGGCGATCGCCCGAACGACAGTACGGAAGGTGCCGACGTTGTCCGCCGTCGTCAACGCGTCGTCGTACTCGAAATTGATCTCGTGTTGGCCCTTGGCGACTTCGTGGTGACTGGCTTCGATCTCGAAGTCCATGCTCTCGAGGCCGTAGATGATGTCGCGGCGGACGTCGCTGGCGAGGTCTTTCGGGGCGAGGTCGAAGTAGCCGCCCTGGTCGCCGGTTTTGGTCGTCGCGCGACCGTCCTCGTCCTCCTCGAAGAGGAAGAACTCCGG
Above is a window of Natronorubrum tibetense GA33 DNA encoding:
- a CDS encoding SDR family NAD(P)-dependent oxidoreductase, producing MDFGLQNRTAVVTGGAGRIGSADCRLLANEGANVVVLDVDADGASEVADEIDGTAGAGDAMALECDLTDVDDVQHSMADVRDEFGGVDILVNNAAMVDARSRVGDYDDDVWSRDVEINLTGTYNISKEVFPEMCERGWGRVVNMSSMAGWYGGFGQLSYSATKAAMIGLGRTMALEGAQSGVTSNVIAPNIVVGDWADMDPDELRENVDEYYARIAEATPMRHLGTEEDVANMVTYLCSEQASYVTGQVIGVTGGVDLFSF
- a CDS encoding CaiB/BaiF CoA transferase family protein, giving the protein MRLDGVRVLDLSRLLPGPYATQLLADSGAEVVKVEDTGAGDYARFMGPETDRGFGAIFDMVNRGKRSVAIDLKNEDGRNAFYRLVEDADIVFEGFRPGVVDRLGIDYETLTEYNDELIYCSLTGYGQEGPWADRAGHDLNYVALAGLLDMTRESPDEKPQMPGYPIGDMAGGLFTAFAIVEAVLARELGNSDGEYIDIAMADVVASFAQPVAYQALTGDPAEPRPGATSLTGGVPWYDSYETADGKWVTLAALEPQFWDAFCDAVDRNDLVDEHGSEDPNVLAALGDELRDLFRERTRDEWETQLADVDAAFAGVYSPAETVDHPQIRARGILNGADDAPPRIGYPARHATGPTATVESVPTQGEHTREYLADAGYDEAEIEALLESGSVR
- a CDS encoding CBS domain-containing protein, with the translated sequence MIEIPIEHALTRSARTLRPETPVSEAAQRLRDPDVPALVVLEDETVVGIVTESDIVAFVAETLESYPVETIMSAPVTTISPSESITAAAETMRTDGVKHLPVVEGETYCGLVSISTLAPYLSRRRLDIDWQDDPIRIGADDGSGIPVSE
- a CDS encoding gamma carbonic anhydrase family protein; translation: MVDSRTYEFEGERPTIDDGASVSRDAILVGDVRIESEASVWPGVVLRGDIGPVRVGQQAHVGDNATIHASTLEERVMVGHGAVLNEATVEERALVGFNATVNTGATVGAGSVVAAGTVIPDEYDIPPESFARGVPARSTPLEETGTDAEAIFEEFASGEYTNLAGRHTELFE
- a CDS encoding helix-hairpin-helix domain-containing protein — its product is MFDVQRTAVKQSQQLFKQGLAAQRTVDTIALTGLKGQQSLQRQQLELAQAATHGYVNTTAALFPSDEPSDAHRTIDETFAQLKTTHAEFYDAIEAELERDVDSATELSSEFVDALDEQTEQLLEMSHSIEDQTVENVSELSGQLHEQLEQTQQLQDELEDQLERQTGDVADLLERQAEQVEEFQQQLEEQAEDVTQQLQSQQVESQTKIDTDAEHTLESIEGIDVETREQLSDAGIATIDDLVRADAESVSEAAEVSTSDAEEWIEQAEA
- a CDS encoding phosphatase PAP2 family protein, translating into MWFESAQVELVRDTFPEWAAFLFAVLSYLGSVWFVAPAVVLAYWFRDRHRFASWLGIVIGGYAVMLGLKGIFETPRPGVGPAITPESLPTVVALLYAPAVEVSSTSFPSGHAVAATVVWTMFALESDVGTQRQRLFGAATMVALVGFARVGAGVHFPIDVLVGTVAGVCYLLFVLTVRHRVRARSGDHAAANATFTIAAVLALAAFWTSGRPDTMALFGGCLGCLLAWQYATPSREPWPLTLQVGIRATVGIAALALVALVLLVVESLLVWLAVGLGGGLLVVGLPRLASRTAVSRAQTELVS
- the glnA gene encoding type I glutamate--ammonia ligase — encoded protein: MTSGNITESEQAVLDEIEAEDVDFLRLQFTDILGTVKNVSVPARQAEKAFTDGIYFDGSSIEGFVRIQESDMRLVPDPDTFAILPWRQKEESAAARMICDVYNTSTGEPFEGDPRRVLKNALDRADEMGYEVNAAPEPEFFLFEEDEDGRATTKTGDQGGYFDLAPKDLASDVRRDIIYGLESMDFEIEASHHEVAKGQHEINFEYDDALTTADNVGTFRTVVRAIAAQHDQHATFMPKPIPKINGSGMHTHLSLFEDGENAFHDDDDEFNLSDTAHSFLAGILEHAPAITAIANPTVNSYKRLVPGYEAPVYVAWSDRNRSALIRKPAARVPAASRVELRSPDPSCNPYLAIAVMIHAGLDGIEQDLEAPDPVRENIYEFDEAKRDEYGIDTLPANLGEAVDALEKDEAIYNALGEHIASKFVEAKRQEFEEYLVDVSDWELDRYLETF